A genome region from Acidobacteriota bacterium includes the following:
- a CDS encoding type IV toxin-antitoxin system AbiEi family antitoxin domain-containing protein: MIDQPNNQIPSDLPTVFRWREARDAGLTDRRLKRLTNSEVIQRIEHGLYSRAGSVVEDLALINITLIKREATLCLASALSHADLIDGIPSRIDIALKRGTRSPKTSLPITWHWFSAKTFTIGRLPKDPESGLPIAFYSPERSICDAYRMSHIQGAELGREALRNWIRQPGSYPAALLEIASHFPKAKSAIRRDFEILL, encoded by the coding sequence GTGATCGACCAGCCGAACAACCAAATCCCCAGCGACCTACCGACAGTGTTCAGGTGGCGCGAAGCCCGCGATGCGGGCCTGACTGATCGTCGGCTGAAGCGCCTGACAAATTCCGAAGTGATTCAAAGGATCGAGCACGGACTCTACAGCCGAGCCGGCTCGGTGGTCGAAGATCTTGCTCTGATCAACATCACGCTCATTAAACGAGAAGCAACCCTCTGTCTAGCATCTGCGTTGTCACACGCGGACCTTATCGACGGTATTCCGTCGAGAATCGACATCGCACTGAAACGCGGAACTCGAAGCCCGAAAACCTCTCTCCCCATCACATGGCATTGGTTCTCAGCAAAGACATTCACCATCGGACGACTCCCGAAGGACCCTGAGTCTGGCCTTCCCATTGCCTTCTATTCTCCCGAGCGATCGATCTGCGATGCGTATCGAATGAGTCACATTCAGGGTGCTGAGCTAGGCCGAGAGGCCTTGAGAAACTGGATACGTCAGCCCGGATCATATCCGGCCGCGCTACTGGAGATCGCGTCTCATTTCCCAAAAGCGAAATCAGCTATTCGACGAGACTTCGAGATTCTCCTGTGA
- a CDS encoding SigE family RNA polymerase sigma factor, which produces MTLRKATSQAQVPRSTGDPFRDVPTPFSGPAVVAATRPFEAFYQQEYRSVLGLAYALSGSSSGAEDLTQEAFLAAHRNWDKISMYEKPEAWVRRVLANLSVSLFRKAAREARALLKMGKPDDVLPALEAEDAEFWAAVRSLPRRQCHSLALFYLEDRSVADIAEILECSPATVKVHLHKGRNNLAKKLGTVQGEESS; this is translated from the coding sequence ATGACGCTTCGAAAGGCTACGTCTCAGGCGCAGGTTCCCCGTTCAACCGGGGACCCGTTTCGTGACGTCCCGACTCCCTTTTCGGGACCGGCAGTTGTGGCTGCGACACGGCCGTTCGAAGCGTTCTATCAGCAGGAGTATCGATCCGTGCTCGGTCTTGCATACGCATTGAGTGGAAGCTCATCAGGTGCCGAAGATCTCACACAAGAGGCCTTCTTGGCTGCCCACCGCAACTGGGACAAGATTTCGATGTACGAAAAACCCGAAGCGTGGGTCCGTAGGGTGCTCGCCAATCTATCCGTGTCTCTGTTCCGCAAGGCGGCGCGTGAAGCGCGGGCTCTTCTCAAGATGGGTAAACCTGACGACGTGCTACCAGCCCTTGAGGCTGAAGACGCTGAGTTTTGGGCTGCGGTTAGGTCGCTGCCGCGACGCCAATGTCACTCGCTTGCGCTCTTCTATCTTGAGGATCGCAGCGTTGCGGACATCGCCGAAATCCTCGAGTGCTCGCCCGCAACGGTAAAGGTGCACCTACACAAGGGCCGCAACAACCTCGCCAAGAAGCTGGGTACCGTGCAGGGGGAGGAATCGTCATGA
- a CDS encoding CvpA family protein — protein MLDIGILVILGLLALRGWYRGLVRSVVSLSVLVIGAYVAFTMSGTLAGTVEGISGLPHDPSRMVASVIIFLAISTAGAVTSAILHKGIRFLPGLTTLNRLGGAALAFVTGSLAVLLLLTLVRLSSFNDSLDELFADSEIVSAFTEADGVPQRLLTIVTGDRLPQALLTIQELVGDQRVVVAPGVNQRIPSGDVDDIESLPALAQIAVELINRDRVGKNVPALARSDALAAVATEHAVALLAEGNVSYVSEDGSIEQRLDDANILRTEFQAAVVLAVSPYSAVEGLAEHAWSLPVVADADVTKIGVGVATTGVVQVYVVIVSR, from the coding sequence ATGTTGGATATCGGGATTCTCGTCATTCTTGGCCTTCTCGCCCTGCGGGGCTGGTATCGGGGATTGGTGCGGTCAGTGGTGTCGCTCTCCGTACTTGTCATAGGGGCATACGTCGCTTTCACAATGTCTGGAACCCTTGCGGGGACTGTCGAAGGGATTTCAGGCCTACCGCATGACCCGTCGCGGATGGTCGCATCGGTCATCATCTTTCTTGCCATTTCGACAGCCGGGGCCGTGACGTCCGCCATCCTCCACAAGGGAATCCGGTTCCTGCCCGGGCTGACGACCCTCAACAGACTCGGAGGCGCAGCACTTGCATTCGTCACCGGTTCGCTCGCGGTCCTCCTGTTGTTGACGCTTGTGAGGCTCAGCTCGTTCAACGACAGTCTCGACGAGCTATTCGCGGACTCGGAGATCGTCTCCGCGTTCACCGAGGCTGATGGAGTGCCCCAGCGGCTGCTCACCATCGTCACAGGTGACCGTCTGCCTCAGGCTCTTCTCACCATTCAAGAACTTGTGGGCGATCAAAGGGTCGTTGTCGCGCCCGGGGTAAACCAGCGTATCCCGAGCGGCGATGTCGACGACATAGAATCACTGCCCGCGCTTGCACAGATCGCCGTGGAACTTATCAACCGTGATCGCGTTGGGAAAAACGTTCCGGCGTTGGCACGATCGGACGCTCTGGCGGCGGTTGCAACCGAGCATGCGGTTGCGTTGCTAGCGGAGGGGAACGTGTCGTACGTGTCCGAGGACGGCAGCATTGAGCAACGACTCGACGACGCAAACATTCTGCGCACCGAGTTTCAAGCCGCCGTCGTTCTAGCAGTGTCTCCATACAGCGCGGTCGAGGGTCTCGCCGAGCATGCCTGGTCGTTGCCGGTTGTTGCAGATGCTGATGTGACCAAGATCGGCGTTGGTGTCGCCACTACCGGTGTCGTCCAGGTGTACGTTGTGATCGTTAGCCGTTAG
- a CDS encoding pyridoxamine 5'-phosphate oxidase — protein sequence MRATVNLESVRAKLATETGLVEVVTIRKSGKPLISVVNAGIILHPGGTHDVVAFVSLGNAVKLQHLRNRPEITLAVRRGWEWIAVDGTAELAGPNDPHPDVAPDAVPGLLRSIFLAAGGTHDDWDEFDRVMVDEQRCAVLITPDRVYPTS from the coding sequence ATGAGAGCCACCGTCAACCTTGAATCAGTTCGAGCCAAGCTTGCGACAGAGACCGGTCTCGTCGAAGTCGTCACGATCCGCAAGTCAGGCAAGCCGCTCATCTCCGTCGTCAACGCCGGGATCATTCTCCATCCCGGCGGTACGCACGACGTCGTCGCGTTCGTCTCGCTCGGCAACGCCGTCAAACTCCAACACCTGCGTAACCGCCCCGAAATCACCCTTGCCGTCCGACGCGGCTGGGAATGGATAGCGGTAGACGGGACCGCAGAACTCGCCGGTCCCAACGACCCTCATCCCGATGTGGCGCCGGACGCCGTCCCCGGCCTGCTCCGATCGATCTTCCTCGCCGCCGGTGGAACCCACGACGACTGGGACGAGTTCGATCGCGTCATGGTGGATGAACAACGCTGCGCTGTGCTCATCACCCCCGACCGCGTTTACCCAACCTCGTAG
- a CDS encoding nucleotidyl transferase AbiEii/AbiGii toxin family protein: protein MTLDHDIARERYLSIQRLARDLGRPTDELLTLYVMEGFISRASKSVYSEQLVLKGGMLISAFAERRPTRDFDLQALRIPNDIESLKAVATRIASIERPEVSSSRSSRQVGR from the coding sequence GTGACACTCGACCATGACATTGCACGGGAGCGATACCTGTCGATACAGCGACTCGCGCGGGACCTGGGGCGTCCCACGGATGAACTCCTGACACTCTACGTCATGGAGGGGTTCATCTCTCGCGCCTCCAAGTCCGTCTACTCCGAGCAGCTCGTGCTGAAAGGCGGTATGTTGATCAGCGCTTTCGCTGAACGGCGACCGACACGAGACTTCGATCTGCAGGCCCTCAGAATCCCCAATGACATCGAATCTCTCAAAGCAGTGGCAACTCGAATCGCGTCGATTGAGCGTCCCGAGGTATCGAGTTCAAGATCGAGTCGACAAGTGGGACGCTAA
- a CDS encoding DUF3263 domain-containing protein: MLSDCERRVLDFEGCWWQATGPKQRAIRVGLDMSMVRYSQILRNVIDDPEALVYAPLVTRRLRRRRDRTRPGALRRDWR; the protein is encoded by the coding sequence ATGTTGTCTGATTGTGAGCGGCGGGTACTCGACTTTGAGGGATGCTGGTGGCAGGCCACCGGGCCGAAACAGCGGGCTATCCGTGTCGGCCTTGACATGTCAATGGTGCGTTACAGCCAAATACTGCGCAACGTGATCGATGATCCCGAGGCGCTCGTGTACGCACCATTGGTGACCCGCAGGCTACGTAGGCGACGTGATCGGACGCGGCCTGGTGCGCTTCGGCGGGACTGGCGATGA
- a CDS encoding IS110 family transposase: MTIIGIDSHKDLLAAARLDDAGRLVEYRPIENTIDGHRQVIDWLEVSGCVKVAIEGSGGYGRPLALTLLDAGVEVVEVPPQMTAAARKGQRSNTKNDKVDATLIGRIGLRDDDLPNPRPSGPIEDLRILVGYRRELVGEQNRAINRLHSDLEQIRVGYHRQIATRIGSVKSLQHCRNLLAKDRSTAARIARKRITSILALGREIDAFGKEIKTTVAATGTQLLDIDGIGPIVAADILTEVGDPTRFATKAKFAMANGTTPLEASSGRRRRHRLNRGGNRQLNKAIHIAAITQIARPDTEGRRYFEKRLNDGKTKREAIRALKRQISDRIWTTLTTPQTTSALT, from the coding sequence GTGACCATCATCGGGATTGACTCCCATAAAGATCTGTTGGCGGCGGCTCGTCTGGATGACGCTGGCCGCCTGGTCGAGTATCGACCGATCGAGAACACTATCGACGGTCACCGTCAGGTGATCGACTGGTTGGAGGTGTCGGGTTGTGTGAAGGTGGCGATCGAGGGTTCGGGTGGCTATGGCCGGCCGTTGGCGTTGACGTTGCTCGACGCAGGCGTCGAGGTGGTCGAGGTCCCGCCGCAGATGACTGCTGCAGCCCGCAAGGGTCAGCGTTCGAACACCAAGAACGACAAGGTTGATGCAACACTGATCGGCCGGATCGGTTTGCGTGACGACGACCTGCCAAACCCGCGGCCCTCTGGCCCGATCGAGGACCTTCGGATTCTTGTCGGTTATCGCCGAGAACTCGTCGGGGAGCAGAACCGGGCAATCAATCGGCTTCACTCGGATCTCGAACAGATCAGGGTCGGCTACCACCGCCAGATCGCCACCCGAATCGGATCGGTCAAGTCGCTCCAACACTGCCGGAACCTGCTCGCCAAGGACCGGTCGACCGCTGCGAGGATCGCCCGCAAGCGCATCACGTCGATCCTTGCGCTCGGCCGCGAGATCGACGCGTTCGGCAAGGAGATCAAAACGACCGTGGCAGCGACCGGGACGCAACTACTCGACATTGATGGCATTGGACCCATCGTCGCGGCCGACATCCTCACCGAGGTCGGCGACCCGACACGTTTCGCCACGAAAGCCAAATTTGCCATGGCAAACGGCACCACACCCCTCGAAGCCAGCTCAGGACGCCGCCGCCGCCACCGTCTCAACCGGGGTGGAAACCGCCAACTCAACAAGGCCATCCACATCGCTGCGATCACCCAGATCGCCCGACCTGACACCGAAGGCCGCCGCTACTTCGAGAAACGCCTGAACGACGGAAAGACCAAACGAGAAGCCATCCGCGCCCTAAAACGACAAATCTCCGACCGCATCTGGACCACGCTCACCACCCCCCAGACAACCTCCGCCTTGACATAG
- a CDS encoding nucleotidyl transferase AbiEii/AbiGii toxin family protein: MEFKIESTSGTLIRDQDEYSGIRVAMAASVDSANLRLKIDFSIGDPISPEPEITQIESVVPGLRPIMILSFPITMVLAEKIATAASRGAANTRWRDFSDILAIVRSNDIDGSTMHESLRVVAEYRKIDLRPLAETLTGFADQAQTQWMLWLRNQALTGRFPHSFEAVLDIVAAFADPVILNRVTGHTWSRTSGW; the protein is encoded by the coding sequence ATCGAGTTCAAGATCGAGTCGACAAGTGGGACGCTAATACGAGATCAGGACGAGTACAGCGGCATTCGCGTTGCAATGGCCGCCTCAGTTGACTCGGCGAATCTTCGACTGAAGATCGACTTCAGTATCGGAGATCCGATTTCACCAGAACCGGAGATCACCCAGATCGAATCTGTTGTGCCCGGACTACGCCCGATCATGATCTTGAGCTTCCCGATCACCATGGTCCTGGCCGAGAAGATCGCGACCGCTGCATCGCGTGGAGCCGCAAATACTCGATGGCGTGACTTCTCAGACATCCTCGCCATCGTCCGGTCGAATGACATAGACGGCTCCACCATGCACGAGTCCTTACGCGTCGTCGCCGAGTATCGCAAGATCGACCTGCGCCCTCTCGCTGAGACTCTGACCGGATTCGCGGATCAGGCGCAGACACAGTGGATGCTGTGGTTGAGAAATCAGGCACTCACCGGCCGGTTCCCTCACAGCTTTGAAGCCGTCCTTGATATCGTCGCCGCTTTCGCCGATCCCGTGATATTGAACAGGGTGACCGGCCACACTTGGTCGCGAACATCAGGTTGGTGA
- a CDS encoding DMT family transporter: MKPLLSAFAGTVVISFSAILVRLAGAEPVTVTVFRGLYAIPAVGLLVFLDRGKTRRTAKEHGVGLLAGIALGVDLSFWHNSIADVGAGAATVLVATQVAWIGLATVVVFRERVDRRAAAMIPIIFLGIVLISGLGTSGAYGANPTRGVFYGVLTGFFYAQFILLLRAAGGTDTSAATRLFDAVIGVTIAGFAAAVLMPQSVSFTLTWPSHGWLIVLAIGPQAVGWALITFALPHLKALQASMAILVQPGLTVLWAMIIFGEDPNSLQWLGLVLVLAGVIGTNLAGVSKAKSEATV; this comes from the coding sequence ATGAAACCACTGCTGTCAGCGTTTGCGGGCACCGTCGTCATCTCGTTCTCCGCAATCCTGGTCAGACTGGCCGGTGCCGAACCAGTGACAGTGACTGTGTTCCGCGGCCTCTATGCGATCCCCGCGGTTGGGCTGCTGGTTTTCTTGGATCGCGGAAAAACCCGTCGGACCGCCAAGGAGCACGGCGTCGGCCTGCTGGCAGGTATCGCTCTTGGTGTTGACCTTTCGTTTTGGCATAACTCCATCGCGGACGTTGGCGCCGGCGCGGCGACCGTGCTTGTTGCGACTCAGGTTGCCTGGATCGGCCTCGCTACCGTCGTCGTGTTTCGGGAGCGCGTCGACCGCCGCGCGGCCGCGATGATTCCCATCATCTTTCTGGGCATTGTGCTCATCTCTGGTCTCGGCACGTCAGGCGCATATGGCGCGAACCCAACTCGCGGGGTCTTCTACGGCGTCCTCACGGGCTTCTTCTACGCCCAGTTCATCTTGCTGTTGCGCGCAGCCGGAGGAACTGACACGTCTGCGGCAACAAGATTGTTCGACGCCGTCATCGGCGTGACCATTGCTGGGTTCGCGGCGGCGGTGCTGATGCCGCAATCGGTGTCATTCACTTTGACATGGCCGTCACATGGGTGGTTGATTGTTCTCGCGATTGGACCGCAAGCGGTGGGGTGGGCGCTGATCACGTTTGCTCTCCCCCACCTGAAGGCGCTGCAAGCGTCCATGGCGATACTGGTGCAGCCGGGGCTTACGGTCCTGTGGGCGATGATCATCTTTGGCGAAGACCCCAACAGCCTCCAGTGGCTGGGCCTGGTGCTGGTACTCGCCGGGGTCATCGGCACCAACCTCGCGGGTGTTTCAAAGGCGAAGTCGGAAGCGACCGTCTGA
- a CDS encoding HAD-IC family P-type ATPase — protein sequence MTISARQADYERNGLSRREVAERVEAGHVNAVDDGPTKTIADIVRSNVVTRFNILLGTLLAVVLLIVRSVPDALFGGVLVSNALIGIVQEIRAKRTLDELTVLAAPSATVIRDGVTIELAVEEIVLHDLVRIKTGDQVQVDGQVVKSASLEIDESLLTGEADSVVKTEGAEVLSGSFVVAGTGTFMASRVGEDAYARKLANEARQFVMVRSELRDGIDLLLKGITWVIGPIIVLLTWNQLRTGGDWIEALRSAVAGAVGIIPQGLVLLTSVAFAVGVVRLGKRNVLVQELSAIEGLARVDIVCFDKTGTLTEGRLDVTEVIALSGNDVSDAIAVLAGLDPTPNPTMSAIAAAYPHTPNWPEGKVVPFSSERKWSGATFGSSNTWLLGAPDVLTPRDEEVTEQVTRLSKRGLRVMMVASSPQPLIDNALPAKITPEALLCLGDVIRPDAAETLRYFASQGVQVKVISGDHPDTVAAIAQAVGVPGSQSVVDARELPSDPEQLASVMEATTVFGRVSPHQKQAMVRALQSRGHTVAMTGDGVNDVLALKEADIGIAVGSGASASRAVAQLILLDGRFDTLPHVVAEGRKVISNIERVANLFVTKTVYALFLAIAVGFAARPFPFLPRHLTLVGTVTIGIPAFFLALAPTTQRVRRGFVMRVLRFAIPVGLAAGVATFSAYEMAIQENLDLIEARTTATFVLAALGIVSLAMVARPIVDWKRWLVGGMAGMLTLLFLLPASRDFFELRLPNLTLSMAALGVTGLAGFLMIVALRAVGWLKAVPTVLREHPPLQSATWRDLGTIVRQTVTTFGDDAETTLEPTNDPPVSDALADDPLADIEWVDGHSDY from the coding sequence ATGACGATCTCAGCTCGCCAAGCAGACTACGAGCGGAACGGGCTTAGCCGCCGAGAGGTGGCGGAGCGCGTGGAGGCAGGCCATGTCAACGCGGTGGACGACGGCCCGACAAAAACAATCGCCGACATCGTTCGCAGCAACGTCGTCACCAGATTCAACATTCTGCTCGGCACATTGCTCGCCGTGGTCCTGCTCATCGTCCGCTCGGTACCGGACGCCCTCTTCGGTGGAGTCCTGGTTTCTAACGCCCTTATCGGAATCGTGCAGGAGATCCGTGCCAAACGCACCCTCGACGAGCTGACGGTATTGGCAGCCCCGTCAGCAACGGTGATCCGAGACGGTGTCACAATTGAGCTAGCAGTCGAAGAGATTGTGCTCCACGATCTCGTCAGGATCAAGACAGGAGACCAGGTTCAGGTGGACGGCCAGGTCGTCAAATCGGCCAGCCTTGAGATCGACGAGTCGCTGCTGACCGGTGAAGCAGATTCGGTCGTAAAGACAGAGGGCGCTGAGGTACTCTCGGGTTCGTTCGTTGTTGCGGGGACGGGCACGTTTATGGCAAGCCGCGTCGGAGAAGATGCGTATGCCCGCAAGCTTGCGAACGAGGCCAGGCAGTTCGTCATGGTACGTAGCGAGCTCCGCGACGGTATCGACCTCCTCCTCAAAGGAATCACCTGGGTCATCGGGCCGATCATTGTTCTGCTCACATGGAACCAGCTACGAACGGGTGGCGACTGGATCGAGGCACTGAGGTCCGCTGTGGCGGGAGCCGTTGGCATCATTCCGCAGGGCCTCGTCCTCCTGACGTCTGTGGCCTTTGCAGTTGGCGTTGTGCGGCTCGGAAAACGCAACGTTCTCGTACAGGAACTTTCAGCGATCGAAGGACTCGCCCGCGTCGACATCGTGTGTTTCGACAAGACCGGCACGCTCACAGAGGGCCGCCTCGACGTAACGGAGGTCATAGCGCTCAGCGGCAACGATGTCAGCGACGCCATTGCAGTCCTCGCGGGTCTCGATCCGACACCGAACCCAACGATGTCCGCCATCGCCGCCGCATATCCGCACACACCAAACTGGCCAGAGGGCAAAGTCGTCCCGTTCTCGTCCGAGCGCAAGTGGAGCGGCGCGACTTTCGGTTCCTCCAACACCTGGCTGCTCGGAGCACCCGATGTCTTGACCCCACGCGACGAGGAGGTCACCGAGCAGGTGACGCGGCTTTCAAAACGCGGCCTCCGCGTGATGATGGTCGCTTCATCACCTCAACCCCTGATCGATAACGCACTGCCGGCGAAGATCACACCCGAGGCGCTGCTGTGTCTCGGCGATGTGATCCGACCTGACGCCGCCGAGACCCTCCGCTATTTTGCCAGCCAAGGTGTGCAGGTAAAGGTCATCAGCGGTGATCACCCAGACACCGTCGCGGCCATCGCGCAGGCGGTTGGGGTTCCCGGATCACAAAGCGTGGTGGACGCTCGCGAATTACCTTCTGACCCAGAACAACTCGCATCGGTAATGGAAGCGACCACCGTGTTTGGTCGTGTGAGCCCGCACCAGAAACAAGCCATGGTCCGCGCCCTGCAGAGTCGGGGGCACACGGTCGCAATGACGGGCGATGGTGTCAACGATGTTCTAGCTCTCAAGGAGGCCGATATCGGTATCGCTGTCGGGTCGGGAGCGTCGGCGTCGCGTGCGGTTGCGCAGCTAATACTGCTCGACGGCCGGTTCGACACTCTGCCGCACGTCGTAGCAGAGGGCAGGAAGGTCATTTCGAACATCGAACGCGTCGCCAACCTGTTCGTCACCAAGACCGTCTACGCGTTGTTCCTTGCAATTGCAGTTGGTTTTGCGGCGCGACCTTTCCCGTTTCTGCCGCGACACCTGACTCTCGTAGGAACGGTGACGATCGGGATCCCCGCGTTTTTCCTGGCATTGGCACCTACCACACAACGGGTCCGGCGCGGGTTCGTCATGCGGGTGCTGCGATTCGCAATCCCTGTCGGCTTGGCAGCCGGGGTCGCCACTTTCAGCGCCTACGAGATGGCGATCCAGGAGAACCTGGACCTCATAGAGGCGCGAACAACGGCAACATTCGTGCTCGCCGCCCTCGGTATTGTCAGCCTTGCAATGGTTGCTCGACCGATTGTCGACTGGAAACGGTGGCTCGTCGGAGGCATGGCGGGCATGCTCACGTTGCTTTTCCTGCTGCCAGCGTCGCGCGATTTCTTCGAATTGAGACTTCCCAACTTGACGCTTTCGATGGCAGCTCTCGGAGTGACCGGACTGGCCGGATTCCTGATGATCGTTGCGCTGCGTGCGGTCGGTTGGCTTAAGGCAGTGCCAACAGTCCTACGAGAGCACCCACCGCTGCAGAGCGCTACATGGAGGGATCTGGGGACCATCGTCAGACAAACGGTCACGACGTTCGGCGACGATGCCGAGACCACACTTGAACCGACCAACGACCCACCGGTCAGTGACGCGCTCGCAGATGACCCGCTGGCTGACATCGAGTGGGTAGATGGTCACAGCGACTACTGA
- a CDS encoding AI-2E family transporter: MSSEETRFDADKFSFAAFGIAAWAILGGLLVLAASLWILTKARVVLAPMVLAMVLIYLLNPIVSRLHERGLHRLLGSLVAFALMFGFFGLVAVLVAPSVTSQGSELTTGFEDIFNNTATEIERIATSVGFDDVSLWTYEEFKEFLGAPEQRAALLDQVQLRLGSITSSLLEALLVLFVSPVVAFYLLIDLPRLRKAAVALLPADSSDEIIYVSRNVGNAIGGFLRGQVFVAVVVGIMMSFGFALIGLKFWLIIGMVAGFLNIVPFIGPWVGGFMGVVVALATADLRTALWAAAIALIVQQIDNNFISPTVLRATVRIHPAAIVLVLLLGGGLAGIWGVLLAVPLTGALKIVVGHLWRTRVLGEEWDEASAPIIPESEIYAPMFARLRSLDTATTPLRSDPTTPGPDDTANEFDSVGAGDIVADNDDNDPEHDDAST, encoded by the coding sequence ATGAGTTCGGAGGAAACTAGGTTCGACGCCGACAAGTTTTCCTTTGCGGCATTCGGGATCGCTGCATGGGCGATCCTGGGCGGGCTTCTGGTGTTGGCGGCCTCGCTGTGGATACTGACAAAGGCGCGGGTCGTGCTTGCGCCGATGGTGCTTGCCATGGTACTGATCTACCTTCTGAATCCAATCGTATCCCGCCTCCACGAACGCGGCCTGCACCGTCTCCTTGGGTCGTTGGTCGCGTTTGCGCTGATGTTTGGTTTTTTCGGTCTTGTCGCGGTCTTGGTCGCACCTTCGGTGACATCGCAAGGTAGCGAACTCACCACAGGGTTCGAAGACATCTTCAACAACACTGCCACCGAAATTGAACGAATTGCAACATCGGTCGGCTTCGACGACGTTTCACTGTGGACGTACGAGGAGTTCAAAGAGTTTCTCGGCGCGCCCGAACAGCGTGCAGCTCTCCTCGATCAGGTCCAACTGCGGCTTGGGTCGATCACGTCGAGTCTGCTTGAGGCGCTGCTTGTTCTCTTCGTATCGCCCGTTGTTGCGTTCTACCTGCTGATCGACCTTCCGCGTCTGCGCAAGGCTGCAGTAGCGCTACTACCGGCAGATAGCAGCGATGAAATCATCTACGTCTCACGCAATGTCGGCAACGCGATTGGTGGATTTTTGCGTGGGCAGGTGTTTGTCGCGGTTGTAGTCGGGATCATGATGAGCTTCGGTTTTGCTCTTATTGGTCTCAAGTTTTGGCTCATCATTGGGATGGTTGCCGGGTTCCTCAACATCGTGCCATTCATTGGACCATGGGTTGGCGGTTTCATGGGAGTGGTGGTCGCGCTGGCAACGGCCGACCTACGGACTGCACTGTGGGCAGCGGCCATTGCGCTCATCGTCCAACAGATCGACAATAACTTCATCTCGCCGACCGTTTTGCGAGCAACTGTGCGAATCCATCCCGCCGCGATTGTGCTTGTGTTGTTACTCGGCGGGGGCTTGGCCGGAATCTGGGGTGTGTTACTTGCGGTCCCGCTGACAGGCGCCCTCAAAATTGTTGTCGGCCACTTGTGGAGAACCCGGGTGCTCGGAGAAGAATGGGACGAAGCGTCTGCGCCGATCATTCCTGAGTCGGAGATATACGCGCCCATGTTTGCTCGCCTCAGGTCTCTCGACACAGCAACAACTCCGCTGCGTTCCGATCCGACTACACCTGGACCCGACGACACGGCGAACGAGTTTGACAGTGTCGGTGCTGGAGACATAGTCGCCGACAACGACGACAATGATCCCGAGCACGACGACGCCTCGACCTGA
- a CDS encoding haloacid dehalogenase-like hydrolase, with translation MPPPLYTQSVIACVWDFDKTLIPGNMQGPLFAEYGVDESEFWGEVGGLIKFHEQRGEILDTDMAYLLHILTYVERGIFKDLTNATLKRLGAELVPVPGMPDFMAASRKHVEANPEFAKEAITVEHYVVSTGLRPMIEGSVFASHIDGLWANTFVAGQAGPGYRDRLDVASGDQGTVRHIGLFIGNTSKTRAIFEINKGTNKNPQIDVNARMTEEQRRVPLRNMIYIADGPSDVPVFSILNKAGGKTLGVYNLEPRNNYKQVKELADQGRIQGMAESDFREGKAAHLWMIDSIDQIAYEIAESKQRALAAIKNPPGHA, from the coding sequence ATGCCACCACCTCTCTATACGCAATCGGTTATTGCCTGTGTGTGGGACTTTGACAAGACGTTGATCCCGGGAAACATGCAAGGGCCGCTGTTCGCCGAGTACGGCGTTGATGAGAGCGAGTTTTGGGGCGAAGTAGGCGGTCTGATCAAGTTTCACGAACAACGCGGCGAGATACTCGATACCGACATGGCCTACCTACTGCACATCCTTACCTACGTTGAGCGCGGAATCTTTAAGGACCTAACCAACGCCACGCTGAAACGCCTCGGCGCCGAACTTGTGCCAGTGCCCGGGATGCCCGATTTCATGGCGGCCTCACGGAAACATGTCGAGGCAAACCCCGAATTCGCCAAAGAGGCGATCACTGTTGAGCATTACGTCGTCTCCACCGGACTCCGACCAATGATCGAAGGATCCGTGTTTGCATCGCACATCGACGGCCTTTGGGCGAACACGTTCGTGGCGGGTCAGGCAGGCCCCGGTTATCGAGATCGCCTCGACGTTGCCAGTGGGGATCAAGGGACCGTGCGCCATATTGGACTCTTCATCGGAAATACGTCCAAAACGCGGGCGATTTTCGAGATCAACAAGGGCACAAACAAAAACCCTCAGATCGATGTGAATGCCCGCATGACCGAGGAGCAACGCCGGGTGCCGCTGCGCAACATGATCTACATTGCCGATGGCCCAAGCGATGTCCCCGTATTCTCAATTCTCAATAAGGCCGGTGGTAAAACACTTGGTGTTTACAACCTCGAACCGCGCAACAATTACAAACAAGTGAAAGAGCTCGCCGACCAGGGGCGAATCCAAGGGATGGCCGAGTCCGACTTCCGCGAGGGCAAAGCGGCGCATCTGTGGATGATCGACTCGATCGACCAGATCGCATATGAGATCGCCGAGTCGAAGCAGCGCGCACTGGCGGCGATCAAGAACCCCCCGGGTCACGCCTAA